A single region of the Gossypium arboreum isolate Shixiya-1 chromosome 12, ASM2569848v2, whole genome shotgun sequence genome encodes:
- the LOC108470519 gene encoding uncharacterized protein LOC108470519 has translation MASQEYLDKMKVRQEYRNLWHTDLMSTIQRDPPYCCLAFWCGPCVSYMLRKRALYNDMSRYTCCAGYMPCSGRCGESKCPEFCLCTEVFLCFGNSVASTRFLLQDEFNIQTTKCDNCIIGFMFCLQQVACIFSIVAMIVGSDELQDAAQLLNCLADMVYCTVCACMQTQHKIEMDKRDGMFGPQPMAIPPVQQMSRLDQPIPPAAGYPPAAYGQPYPPPQGYPPAAYPPHQYPPAGYPAPGYPPSGYPK, from the exons ATGGCGTCGCAAGAATACTTGGACAAGATGAAGGTCCGTCAGGAGTATCGGAATCTCTGGCACACGGATCTCATGAGCACCATTCAACGCGACCCTCCTT ATTGCTGCTTGGCTTTTTGGTG TGGCCCATGTGTATCCTACATGCTCCGGAAACGAGCTCTTTATAATGACATGTCAAG GTATACATGTTGTGCTGGTTATATGCCATGCAGTGGTAGGTGTGGTGAAAGTAAATGTCCCGAGTTTTGCCTTTGCACTGAG GTTTTCCTCTGCTTTGGAAACTCCGTGGCTTCAACCCGGTTTCTGCTGCAAGATGAATTCAACATTCAAACAACAAAATGTGACAACTGCATCATT GGTTTCATGTTTTGCCTGCAACAAGTTGCCTGCATATTTTCCATAGTTGCAATGATTGTTGGAAGTGATGAGCTTCAAGATGCTGCACAGTTGCTGAACTGTTTGGCTGATATGGTTTATTGCAC GGTCTGTGCATGTATGCAG ACACAACATAAGATTGAAATGGACAAACGAGATGGCATGTTCGGTCCACAACCCATGGCCATTCCCCCTGTTCAGCAGATGTCTCGCCTTGATCAACCAATACCCCCTGCAGCTGGCTATCCACCAGCAGCATATGGACAGCCTTATCCACCACCTCAAGGTTACCCGCCGGCCGCATATCCTCCTCATCAGTACCCTCCAGCTGGTTATCCAGCACCTGGTTACCCACCATCTGGTTACCCTAAGTGA
- the LOC108470514 gene encoding V-type proton ATPase subunit E-like, whose protein sequence is MNDGDVSRQIQQMVRFIRQEAEEKANEISVSAEEEFNIEKLQLVEAEKKKIRQEYEKKEKQVEVRKKIEYSMQLNASRIKVLQAQDDVVNEMKESAAKELLNVSRDHHVYRTLLKDVIVQSLVRLKEPAVLLRCRKDDVPLVESVLDSAKEEYASKVNVHPPEIFIDNVHLPSAPSHHNAHGPFCSGGVVIASRDGKIVCENTLDARLDVAFNKKLPEIRKWLFGQVAA, encoded by the exons ATGAACGACGGAGATGTTTCCAGGCAGATCCAGCAGATGGTGAGATTCATCCGCCAAGAAGCAGAGGAGAAGGCTAACGAGATCTCTGTTTCAGCGGAAGAG GAATTCAACATCGAGAAGCTCCAGTTGGTGGAGGCAGAGAAGAAGAAGATCAGGCAAGAGTACGAGAAAAAGGAGAAGCAAGTCGAAGTTCGAAAGAAGAT TGAGTATTCGATGCAGCTTAATGCATCTAGGATTAAGGTCCTTCAAGCTCAAGATGATGTGGTTAATGAAATGAAAGAGTCGGCAGCCAAGGAACTTCTGAACGTGAGCCGTGATCACCATGTGTACAGAACGCTTTTGAAAGATGTAATTGTTCAG AGTTTGGTCAGGCTGAAAGAGCCTGCTGTCTTACTGCGCTGTCGCAAAGATGATGTGCCCTTGGTGGAGTCTGTCCTGGATTCAGCAAAAGAAGAATATGCTTCCAAAGTGAATGTTCATCCTCCAGAGATATTCATTGACAATGTCCATCTTCCTTCTGCACCTTCTCATCACAATGCTCATGGCCCTTTCTG CTCAGGAGGTGTTGTGATAGCATCTCGAGATGGAAAGATTGTGTGTGAGAACACCTTGGATGCACGATTGGATGTTGCATTCAATAAAAAACTTCCAGAG ATCCGCAAGTGGCTCTTTGGTCAAGTTGCTGCTTGA
- the LOC108470806 gene encoding BTB/POZ domain-containing protein At1g63850-like has protein sequence MATTTTTNISSAQLKVQVQPIKPKRRKCKETTISSSASSVATGSAASGATNNCAESGGVHGVLSRKLDSPTIVSPDRSWCCPASKPLPTPPPSPPPLPPQARRVPDQGLTDSLSGFRIRYSPGSVLPVMDFTGGTLLSNGHSPSSFNKFNSALTAGLLNPMSPPPPADKIRSSPTLFEMMASEPDIHQRTQNQAQIQAPISAPRQNQPPPVMDKQVLTMQRISDLLSTRSPGNQFNDPGLSDIKLTLSSKDGISVSMNVHRQILMAHSRFFAVRLSDRWTKQQRNGSTGPYIVEISDCDDVEVYIETLRLMYCKDLRKKLMREDVSKVLGILKVSAAIGFDAGVLSCLEYLEAAPWAEDEEEKVASLLAELHLENVGAGEVLKRVSVEVANGTDEGGDNEEVLLKLLHVVLEGKDEKARREMKGLVFKMLRENSSHNDLRKESLYSACDSCLELLRHLFFRAASLDLQDASQIARQADNLHWILDILIDRQIAEEFLKTWASQSELSGAHSKVPVVHRFEVSRVTARLFVGIGKGQLLASKEVRWLLLQTWLVPFYDDFGWMRRASKGLDRHLIEDGLSNSILTLPLAWQQEIFLAWFDRFLNSGEDCPNIQRGFEVWWRRAFWRRSGEQEPPLPIRVITTAIENS, from the exons ATGGCAACAACTACAACTACAAATATATCATCTGCTCAGCTCAAAGTACAAGTCCAACCCATCAAGCCTAAGCGCCGCAAGTGCAAGGAAACCACCATTTCTTCCTCTGCTTCCTCGGTGGCTACTGGTTCTGCTGCTTCCGGTGCTACGAACAACTGTGCTGAATCGGGTGGTGTTCATGGAGTTCTAAGCCGGAAACTTGACTCGCCCACCATTGTTTCTCCTGATAGGTCTTGGTGTTGCCCTGCTTCCAAGCCCCTTCCAACGCCCCCTCCTTCTCCACCTCCGCTTCCGCCGCAAGCTCGCCGTGTCCCGGACCAGGGGTTAACAGATTCTTTGTCGGGCTTCAGGATCCGATATTCTCCAGGAAGCGTATTGCCTGTCATGGACTTTACGGGCGGAACATTGCTCTCCAATGGTCATTCTCCGTCGAGTTTCAACAAGTTCAACTCTGCACTGACGGCGGGTCTCTTAAACCCGATGTCCCCACCGCCTCCAGCGGACAAGATACGGTCCAGCCCGACACTTTTCGAGATGATGGCTAGCGAGCCCGATATCCATCAAAGAACCCAAAACCAAGCTCAGATCCAAGCACCCATTTCAGCTCCGAGACAAAATCAACCCCCGCCTGTTATGGATAAGCAGGTATTGACCATGCAACGAATTTCGGATCTTTTATCGACCCGGAGCCCTGGGAACCAGTTTAACGACCCGGGTTTGAGTGATATAAAGCTGACCTTGAGTTCCAAGGACGGGATTAGTGTGTCAATGAACGTTCACCGGCAAATACTGATGGCTCACAGTAGGTTTTTTGCTGTGAGGTTATCGGATCGATGGACAAAGCAGCAGAGGAATGGATCAACTGGGCCGTACATTGTGGAAATATCAGACTGTGATGACGTTGAGGTTTATATAGAGACCTTGAGGTTGATGTATTGCAAAGATTTGAGGAAGAAGCTAATGAGAGAAGACGTTTCTAAGGTTCTTGGAATTTTGAAG GTTTCAGCGGCCATTGGATTTGATGCTGGGGTTTTGTCTTGTTTGGAGTATTTGGAAGCCGCTCCTTGGGCTGAGGATGAAGAGGAGAAAGTGGCTTCTTTATTGGCGGAGCTCCACCTCGAAAACGTTGGAGCCGGGGAGGTTTTGAAGAGGGTTTCCGTTGAAGTTGCTAATGGAACTGATGAGGGTGGTGATAATGAAGAAGTGCTTCTCAAGCTTTTGCATGTGGTTCTTGAAGGCAAAGATGAGAAAGCAAGGCGTGAAATGAAAGGATTGGTCTTTAAGATGCTTCGCGAGAATTCATCTCACAACGATCTCCGGAAAGAGTCTTTATATTCAGCTTGCGATAGCTGTCTGGAATTGCTTCGACACCTTTTTTTCCGAGCAGCATCTTTGGATTTGCAGGATGCGAGTCAGATTGCAAGACAAGCAGATAATTTGCACTGGATTTTGGACATTTTGATTGATAGGCAGATTGCTGAAGAGTTTCTAAAAACATGGGCTTCTCAATCTGAATTGTCCGGTGCTCATTCTAAAGTTCCGGTTGTCCACAGGTTTGAAGTCAGCAGAGTTACAGCTCGGCTATTTGTGGGAATCGGAAAGGGGCAGTTATTGGCATCGAAGGAAGTAAGGTGGCTGCTATTACAAACATGGTTGGTACCATTTTACGATGATTTTGGGTGGATGAGGAGGGCATCGAAAGGCCTCGATAGACATTTAATCGAGGATGGGCTTAGCAACTCGATTCTCACTCTGCCTCTGGCTTGGCAACAGGAGATTTTTCTGGCTTGGTTTGATAGATTCTTGAACTCTGGTGAAGATTGTCCCAACATTCAAAGAGGTTTCGAAGTTTGGTGGAGGAGGGCTTTCTGGCGACGCAGTGGTGAACAAGAACCACCATTGCCAATACGAGTCATAACAACAGCCATCGAGAACTCTTAA